One stretch of Musicola paradisiaca NCPPB 2511 DNA includes these proteins:
- a CDS encoding TenA family transcriptional regulator, whose product MGFYQQLQSDTASSQRHMMAAPVIAASLQGDITREIYLAFLTQAYHHVSHTVPLLMAAGSRLPMSHEWVREAIAEYIKEEYGHQEWILNDIQACGGDAEAVRHSKPHMSVELMLAFLYNCTNRGNPMSIFGMVHVLEGTSVNIATRVAELLEKNLGLPASAMSYLRSHGSLDQEHLKFFASLMDKVEDRDDRAAVIHSAHVVYRLYGDMLRSLTEH is encoded by the coding sequence ATGGGTTTCTACCAACAACTGCAATCGGATACCGCGTCATCACAGCGTCATATGATGGCTGCACCCGTTATCGCCGCCAGTCTTCAGGGCGACATTACGCGGGAAATCTATCTCGCATTTCTGACGCAGGCTTACCACCACGTCAGCCATACCGTTCCTCTATTGATGGCGGCCGGCAGCCGTTTACCGATGAGTCATGAATGGGTACGCGAAGCGATCGCGGAATATATCAAAGAGGAATACGGCCATCAGGAGTGGATTCTCAACGATATCCAGGCTTGCGGCGGAGACGCCGAAGCCGTTCGTCACAGTAAGCCGCACATGTCTGTCGAACTGATGCTCGCGTTTTTGTACAACTGCACCAATCGCGGCAACCCCATGAGTATTTTCGGCATGGTGCACGTATTGGAGGGTACCAGCGTCAACATCGCCACCCGTGTGGCCGAGTTGCTGGAAAAAAATCTGGGATTGCCCGCCAGCGCCATGAGCTACCTGCGCTCGCACGGTTCGCTGGATCAGGAACACCTGAAATTTTTCGCCTCGCTGATGGACAAGGTAGAAGATCGCGACGATCGCGCCGCCGTCATCCATTCCGCCCACGTAGTTTACCGACTGTACGGCGATATGCTGCGCAGCCTGACGGAGCACTGA
- the ligB gene encoding NAD-dependent DNA ligase LigB, giving the protein MRQGYLPIAIWSIAVWAGCTGACVSCPSWSALRAEQEMERLGHQLAVWDRAYYGAGESQIDDHTYDQLRKRLETWQACFHADQTAFPIPLPTEGKTPHPVAHTGLKKLSEAGELRRWIAQHRGLWVQPKIDGVAVTLVYEQGKLVSAVSRGNGYRGEDWTEKVRRMPQVPQQLPTAPDQLVLQGELYLGMPGHRQQQDGGANARARVAGEMRRSQPSSLASRIGVFVWEWPDGPQSMPERLSQLRSLGFEMTERYTQPITTLEDAARWRERWYREPLPFATDGVVLRQAQEPAARYWQNKPAEWAVAWKYPLTRLVTEVEGVEIAVGRTGNMAVVLTLQPLTLDDKTIRRVNVGSISRWRQWDVLPGDQVSIGLAGQGIPRLDAVVWRTSVREPMSVPENVGFSEFTCLTWREGCRSQFIARLVWLSGKRGLGLTGVGEGVWQRLVLRGMLPDVVSWLALTPAQLIGLGGLGATQGEKVYQQFQRARRQPLSRWLMALGIPVPRAAQGALHGVSLIALQQRSLAEWRQFSGIGVARAGNIRDFLHQPEIAALLQWLVRQGIGASTLDEETFRQVD; this is encoded by the coding sequence ATGCGTCAGGGATATTTGCCGATAGCGATATGGTCGATTGCAGTTTGGGCCGGTTGTACCGGGGCTTGCGTCTCTTGTCCGTCGTGGTCGGCACTGCGGGCGGAGCAGGAAATGGAACGGCTTGGGCATCAATTGGCGGTATGGGATAGGGCTTATTACGGCGCGGGTGAAAGCCAGATCGATGACCACACTTACGATCAACTGAGAAAACGGCTGGAGACATGGCAAGCCTGTTTTCACGCCGATCAAACCGCTTTTCCCATACCGTTGCCGACAGAGGGAAAAACGCCGCACCCAGTGGCGCATACCGGGCTGAAAAAACTGTCGGAGGCTGGCGAGTTACGGCGTTGGATTGCGCAGCATCGCGGTCTCTGGGTTCAACCCAAAATTGACGGCGTCGCCGTTACGCTGGTGTATGAGCAGGGCAAACTGGTATCCGCCGTCAGCCGGGGAAATGGGTATCGGGGTGAGGACTGGACGGAAAAAGTGCGCCGGATGCCGCAAGTGCCGCAACAATTGCCGACGGCACCCGATCAGCTGGTGTTGCAAGGGGAGCTTTATCTCGGTATGCCCGGTCATCGCCAGCAGCAGGATGGCGGCGCGAATGCCCGAGCACGGGTGGCCGGCGAAATGCGCCGTAGCCAGCCCTCATCGCTGGCATCCCGCATTGGCGTTTTTGTCTGGGAGTGGCCTGATGGGCCGCAAAGCATGCCGGAACGTTTATCCCAACTGCGGAGTCTGGGGTTTGAAATGACGGAGCGCTACACCCAGCCTATCACTACGCTGGAAGACGCTGCCCGCTGGCGCGAACGCTGGTACCGGGAACCACTGCCGTTTGCGACGGACGGCGTAGTGCTGCGACAGGCACAGGAGCCTGCGGCGCGCTACTGGCAGAATAAACCGGCGGAATGGGCGGTGGCCTGGAAGTATCCGTTAACCCGTCTGGTGACGGAAGTGGAGGGCGTTGAGATCGCGGTCGGGCGCACCGGTAACATGGCCGTGGTACTGACGTTGCAGCCACTGACGCTGGACGACAAAACGATTAGACGGGTCAATGTCGGGTCAATATCCCGCTGGCGGCAGTGGGATGTACTGCCCGGCGATCAGGTCAGCATCGGTTTGGCGGGGCAAGGTATTCCCCGATTAGATGCCGTCGTGTGGCGTACATCGGTGCGGGAACCGATGTCGGTGCCTGAAAACGTCGGTTTCAGTGAATTTACCTGCCTGACATGGCGTGAAGGTTGTCGGTCGCAGTTTATTGCCCGGCTGGTCTGGCTGAGCGGGAAGCGCGGGCTGGGGCTGACAGGTGTCGGGGAAGGGGTTTGGCAACGTCTGGTTTTGCGCGGAATGTTACCTGATGTGGTGTCGTGGCTGGCGTTGACGCCGGCACAGCTAATCGGTCTCGGCGGGTTGGGGGCAACGCAGGGTGAAAAAGTGTATCAGCAGTTTCAACGCGCGCGGCGGCAGCCACTTTCACGATGGTTGATGGCGTTGGGGATCCCCGTTCCCCGTGCTGCGCAGGGCGCCTTGCATGGGGTGTCTTTGATTGCTCTGCAGCAGCGTTCACTGGCGGAGTGGCGGCAATTTTCGGGCATCGGCGTCGCCCGGGCTGGGAATATTCGAGATTTTTTGCATCAGCCGGAGATTGCCGCACTGTTGCAGTGGCTGGTACGGCAAGGTATTGGCGCTAGCACTCTGGATGAAGAGACGTTTCGTCAGGTGGATTAA
- the rpoZ gene encoding DNA-directed RNA polymerase subunit omega, with protein MARVTVQDAVEKIGNRFDLVLVAARRARQMQVGGKEPLVPEENDKYTVIALREIEENLINGQILDVRERQEQQEQEAAEIQAVTAIAEGRR; from the coding sequence ATGGCACGCGTAACTGTTCAGGACGCTGTAGAGAAAATTGGTAATCGTTTTGACCTGGTGTTGGTCGCTGCCCGTCGCGCCCGCCAGATGCAGGTTGGCGGAAAAGAGCCGCTGGTGCCGGAAGAAAACGATAAGTACACCGTTATTGCGCTGCGCGAAATCGAAGAAAACCTGATCAACGGCCAGATTCTGGACGTGCGCGAACGTCAGGAACAACAGGAGCAGGAAGCCGCGGAAATTCAGGCGGTGACTGCCATTGCCGAAGGTCGTCGTTAA
- a CDS encoding MFS transporter → TGIGATVAQQIVPVAAALASPGQRGAVVGTVMSGLLSGILLSRTLAGLVADVAGWRAMFWLGAPLALAGAALMGGMLPRLPASSSLSYRSLMSSLLTLWREEAALRRATLVQGALFAAFSVFWSILALYLASGDRPLGAAAAGLFGVIGVAGIMAAPMAGRLADRLGDRPVILAGVALTLLSWGVFGWWPSRVGLVVGVVLLDLGVQSALIAHQHVIYGLRDAARGRINTLFMGGMFAGGALGSSCAMMAWRLGGWPAVVLFALALSLLALVAARRSRR, encoded by the coding sequence ACCGGCATCGGTGCGACGGTTGCCCAGCAGATTGTGCCGGTGGCGGCAGCGCTAGCGTCGCCGGGGCAGCGCGGCGCCGTGGTCGGCACCGTGATGAGCGGATTGTTGAGCGGTATTCTGCTGAGCCGGACGCTCGCCGGGCTGGTGGCGGACGTTGCGGGCTGGCGCGCCATGTTCTGGCTGGGTGCTCCGTTGGCGCTGGCTGGCGCGGCGCTGATGGGGGGGATGTTGCCGCGTTTGCCGGCGTCGTCCTCGCTTTCTTATCGGTCGCTGATGTCGTCGCTGCTGACACTGTGGCGTGAAGAGGCGGCGCTGCGGCGCGCCACCTTAGTGCAAGGGGCCTTGTTTGCCGCATTCAGCGTGTTCTGGAGCATACTGGCGCTCTATCTCGCCAGCGGCGATCGCCCGCTGGGTGCGGCGGCGGCCGGCCTGTTCGGGGTGATCGGCGTGGCGGGGATCATGGCGGCGCCGATGGCCGGACGGCTGGCGGATCGCCTGGGGGATAGGCCGGTGATTCTGGCGGGCGTCGCGTTGACGCTGCTGTCCTGGGGCGTGTTCGGCTGGTGGCCGTCGCGGGTTGGGTTGGTCGTCGGCGTGGTGCTGTTGGATTTGGGGGTGCAAAGCGCGCTGATTGCCCATCAGCATGTCATCTACGGCTTGCGGGATGCAGCCAGGGGGCGCATCAACACCCTGTTCATGGGCGGGATGTTTGCCGGCGGCGCGCTGGGTTCTTCCTGCGCCATGATGGCCTGGCGGTTGGGTGGGTGGCCGGCGGTGGTGCTGTTTGCGCTGGCGTTGTCGTTGCTGGCGCTGGTGGCCGCCCGGCGATCCAGACGCTAA
- a CDS encoding LysR family transcriptional regulator: MDRLGALETFVCVYECGSFSAAARRMGIGQPAVSKAVMQLEQQLATSLLLRSTRGLTPTEAGQQLYDRIAPALTEIRDAQDSIVGGNQLSGRLRVSAPVTFARLHIFPRLHQFMALHPELKVDMLLDDRPVDLIAEGIDVALRLGDLHDSGLTARRIAESPMKLLATPGWFAAHGVPTAPPEIEQQDAIVYLQSSTPENWLFSRGAQQCRVTLSGRIRTSAAEGMREAVLAGNGLAIASAWMFAPELADGRVVTALDDWQIGTMALWAVYPGGRLTSARAWAFTEFVAGCLSPIV, encoded by the coding sequence ATGGATCGTCTGGGAGCGCTGGAAACCTTTGTCTGCGTTTATGAATGCGGTTCATTTTCAGCGGCAGCGCGCCGCATGGGCATCGGGCAGCCGGCCGTTTCCAAAGCGGTGATGCAGCTAGAACAGCAACTGGCGACCAGTCTGCTGTTGCGCTCGACCCGAGGGCTGACGCCGACTGAGGCGGGCCAACAGCTGTACGACCGGATTGCCCCGGCGTTGACCGAGATCCGTGACGCGCAGGACAGCATCGTCGGCGGTAATCAGTTGTCCGGTCGGCTGCGCGTCTCGGCGCCTGTCACCTTTGCCCGGTTACATATCTTCCCCCGTTTACACCAATTTATGGCGCTTCATCCCGAACTGAAGGTAGACATGCTGCTGGACGATCGCCCGGTCGATCTGATTGCTGAGGGTATCGATGTTGCGCTGCGCCTGGGGGATTTGCATGATTCGGGGCTGACGGCCCGACGTATCGCCGAGTCGCCGATGAAATTGCTGGCGACTCCCGGCTGGTTTGCCGCGCATGGCGTTCCCACCGCGCCGCCGGAGATCGAACAGCAGGACGCGATCGTGTATTTGCAATCGTCTACGCCGGAGAACTGGCTGTTCAGCCGCGGCGCCCAACAATGCCGGGTCACGCTGTCCGGCCGTATTCGTACCTCTGCCGCCGAAGGAATGCGGGAAGCGGTGCTGGCGGGAAATGGCCTGGCGATTGCTTCGGCGTGGATGTTCGCGCCCGAACTGGCCGATGGCCGGGTCGTCACCGCGCTGGATGACTGGCAGATCGGCACCATGGCGTTGTGGGCGGTCTATCCCGGCGGCCGCCTGACCTCAGCCCGAGCGTGGGCCTTCACCGAGTTCGTCGCCGGCTGTTTATCGCCCATCGTCTGA
- a CDS encoding tetratricopeptide repeat protein, which translates to MKYAVNMLLFASLAIGVAANASTGFDSNLMDIQKQWSICEYQTLTAKKESCFTALSQKTHALAVANPTQAEYLIWEAIANSSLAGAKGGLGALDLVKQAKATLEKAIAINPKALEGSAYTTLGALYYQVPGWPIGFGDNKKAEQYLKTALTINPQGIDPNYFYGDYLLKEGRKDEAKRFLNIALAAAPRPGGEIADQGRRSAVEKALSQLK; encoded by the coding sequence ATGAAATACGCCGTAAACATGCTGCTTTTCGCCAGTCTGGCGATAGGCGTCGCCGCCAATGCCAGTACCGGCTTTGACAGCAACCTGATGGATATTCAGAAACAATGGTCAATCTGCGAATATCAAACGCTAACCGCCAAAAAAGAATCGTGCTTCACCGCGCTGAGCCAGAAAACCCACGCGCTGGCCGTCGCTAACCCGACACAGGCGGAATACCTGATCTGGGAAGCCATCGCCAACAGCAGCCTGGCCGGCGCCAAAGGCGGATTAGGCGCGCTGGATCTGGTCAAGCAGGCCAAGGCGACGCTGGAAAAGGCCATCGCCATTAACCCGAAAGCGCTGGAAGGTTCCGCTTACACAACGCTTGGCGCACTCTATTACCAGGTTCCTGGGTGGCCGATTGGTTTTGGCGACAACAAAAAAGCGGAACAATACCTGAAGACTGCGCTGACGATTAACCCCCAGGGGATCGATCCCAACTATTTCTACGGCGATTATTTGCTCAAAGAAGGGCGAAAAGATGAAGCCAAACGGTTTCTGAACATCGCATTAGCGGCCGCCCCGCGCCCTGGCGGCGAAATTGCCGATCAGGGACGGCGCTCTGCGGTTGAAAAAGCGTTATCGCAGCTCAAATGA
- a CDS encoding SDR family oxidoreductase: protein MDLKGKRIMLTGASGGIGKALAMELAAREARLYLVGRNERELLSLLRRLPDPNHHNILLADLCDEQDRNALAECFPETARLDILINNAGTSAFNLFENHNHDNIRQLLALNTEAPILLTQSMLECMNNPGIIMNIGSTFGGIGYPGYSVYCATKFALRGFSEALNRELSSQGIKVLYLAPRATDTTLNSAAVNDMNKALGNKSDRPEWVAEQVVTALQQESTRRWLGWPEKLFVRINALLPALVDNIIRRQLSVIQRYARDQQK from the coding sequence ATGGATCTCAAAGGCAAACGTATTATGCTGACCGGTGCCAGTGGCGGCATCGGCAAGGCGCTGGCGATGGAGCTGGCCGCCAGAGAGGCCCGACTGTATTTGGTGGGCCGTAACGAGCGCGAATTACTGTCGCTACTGCGTCGACTGCCGGATCCCAACCACCACAATATTCTGCTGGCAGACTTGTGTGACGAACAGGATCGCAACGCGCTGGCGGAGTGTTTTCCGGAAACCGCCCGGCTCGATATTTTGATCAATAACGCCGGCACGTCCGCGTTTAACCTGTTCGAGAATCACAACCACGACAATATCCGCCAGTTGCTGGCGCTCAATACCGAAGCACCGATCCTGCTAACGCAGTCTATGCTGGAGTGTATGAACAATCCCGGCATCATCATGAACATCGGCTCCACCTTCGGCGGGATCGGCTATCCGGGATACAGCGTGTATTGCGCCACCAAATTTGCGTTACGCGGTTTTAGTGAAGCGCTGAACCGCGAACTGTCATCTCAGGGAATTAAAGTGCTGTATCTTGCGCCCCGCGCCACGGACACCACGCTGAATTCAGCCGCGGTCAATGATATGAACAAGGCGTTGGGCAACAAGAGCGATCGCCCGGAATGGGTGGCGGAACAAGTTGTGACTGCGTTACAGCAGGAATCGACCCGGCGGTGGCTGGGCTGGCCGGAAAAACTGTTCGTCCGGATTAATGCCTTACTGCCGGCGCTGGTGGACAACATTATTCGCCGTCAGCTTTCCGTTATTCAGCGTTACGCCCGTGACCAGCAAAAATAG
- a CDS encoding MFS transporter, with protein sequence MLVGRSTPLMAILAVMISASLVGLAQGYSIPLVSLKLTALGYGSALIGVVAALPAVGVFVSSLAAARVAMRIPTGRLLMISTLGMGCCLGLSFWLDNVWLLLAPRFLMGFFCGLIIVIGESWVSGCTQARHRGVLVGLYATAFTGLQLLGPLLIALGGPGDARGMLLILALHGVCLVITALASFSGVAQPEQRRSNLFSLALAAPALIVAVFAFAFFDGAVLAMLPLYGMAHGYEERLAVLLVTVLFVGDALLQAPLGWLSDRLGTVRVHVCCGALFVLMLVALPLSYGTGWVWANVFLLGAVAGSIYTLSLVRAGKRFQGIDLVAMNALFGLLWGAGSFSGPLVSGALMQGYGNDGLIAGLILLGGLFLLANALPGLRRERLENTAYAEGD encoded by the coding sequence ATGCTCGTTGGTCGGAGTACCCCATTGATGGCAATCCTGGCCGTCATGATCAGCGCTTCGCTGGTCGGCTTGGCGCAGGGGTACTCGATTCCGCTGGTTTCCCTGAAGCTGACCGCGTTGGGATACGGTTCCGCGTTGATTGGCGTGGTCGCCGCATTGCCTGCCGTCGGGGTGTTTGTTTCTTCGCTGGCGGCGGCGCGGGTGGCGATGCGTATTCCGACCGGCCGTTTGCTGATGATATCGACGCTGGGCATGGGATGCTGTCTGGGGCTGTCGTTTTGGCTGGATAATGTGTGGCTGTTACTGGCGCCGCGTTTTCTGATGGGTTTTTTCTGCGGGCTGATCATCGTTATCGGCGAGTCCTGGGTGAGCGGTTGTACGCAAGCGCGCCATCGCGGCGTGCTGGTGGGGCTGTACGCCACGGCGTTTACCGGGTTGCAACTGTTGGGGCCGTTGCTGATCGCGCTTGGCGGGCCGGGCGATGCGCGCGGCATGTTGCTGATTCTCGCGCTGCATGGGGTCTGTCTGGTTATTACGGCGTTGGCGTCGTTTTCCGGGGTGGCGCAGCCTGAGCAGCGACGCAGTAATCTGTTCTCTCTGGCGTTGGCGGCGCCCGCACTGATTGTGGCGGTATTTGCGTTCGCGTTTTTTGATGGCGCCGTGCTTGCCATGTTGCCGCTGTATGGCATGGCGCATGGCTATGAGGAGCGGCTGGCGGTGCTGCTGGTCACGGTGCTGTTTGTCGGCGATGCGCTGTTGCAGGCGCCGCTGGGCTGGCTATCCGACAGGCTTGGCACGGTGCGAGTGCATGTGTGCTGCGGCGCGCTGTTTGTCCTGATGCTTGTCGCGCTGCCGCTCAGTTATGGCACGGGATGGGTCTGGGCCAACGTATTTTTGCTGGGCGCGGTGGCGGGCAGTATTTATACCCTATCGTTGGTACGGGCGGGCAAGCGGTTCCAGGGCATCGATCTGGTGGCGATGAACGCGCTGTTCGGCCTGCTGTGGGGAGCGGGCAGTTTTAGCGGGCCGCTGGTGAGCGGTGCGCTGATGCAGGGGTATGGCAACGATGGGCTGATCGCGGGGCTGATACTGCTGGGGGGGCTGTTTCTGCTGGCGAATGCGTTGCCTGGGTTACGGCGGGAACGGCTGGAGAATACGGCATACGCCGAGGGCGATTAA
- a CDS encoding thermostable hemolysin: MNVNVPYHLFWADTPDRQACCRRFMQQAYQREFNAVIPHYLPYQLGMTANDGSLVAACGVMPASEGRLYLENYLEAPVEQLVSRQGLALERHQLAEIGNFAAADGASARIMFVAICLVMNHNRFKHIAFTGTRKLRNIFARLNLDTVPLADAYPDALGSEAENWGSYYTQQPRIMLGDLAHGYDRLSKNSLLLSLFASIPSFPFRFKELKHDAIYRY, encoded by the coding sequence ATGAATGTCAACGTGCCGTACCATCTGTTTTGGGCTGATACGCCCGACAGGCAGGCATGCTGTCGCCGTTTCATGCAGCAGGCCTATCAGCGTGAGTTCAACGCAGTCATTCCACATTATCTGCCCTACCAATTGGGCATGACGGCGAATGACGGTTCCCTGGTCGCTGCCTGCGGTGTAATGCCGGCGTCCGAAGGGCGCCTGTATCTGGAAAATTATCTGGAAGCGCCGGTTGAGCAGCTCGTCAGCCGGCAAGGGCTTGCCCTCGAACGGCATCAATTGGCGGAAATCGGCAACTTTGCGGCCGCGGACGGCGCCAGCGCCCGCATCATGTTCGTCGCGATTTGTCTGGTGATGAACCACAACCGGTTCAAACATATTGCGTTCACCGGCACCCGGAAATTACGCAATATTTTCGCCCGATTAAACCTGGACACCGTGCCTCTGGCCGATGCATACCCGGACGCGCTCGGCAGTGAGGCCGAGAACTGGGGGAGTTACTACACCCAGCAACCCCGGATCATGCTGGGCGATTTGGCGCACGGATACGATAGGCTCAGCAAAAACAGTTTGTTGCTTTCACTGTTTGCTTCGATTCCTTCATTTCCCTTTCGATTTAAGGAACTGAAACATGATGCTATTTACCGCTATTGA
- the gmk gene encoding guanylate kinase — MAQGTLYIVSAPSGAGKSSLIQALLKTQPLYDTQVSVSHTTRVVRPGEVHGEHYFFVSVDEFKRMIDEDDFLEYAEVFGNYYGTSRATIEQVLATGVDVFLDIDWQGARQIREKMPLARSIFILPPSKEELGRRLRGRGQDSEEVIARRMTQAVAEMSHYAEYDYLIVNDDFDLALHDLKTIIRAERLRLSRQKIRHDALITKLLAD, encoded by the coding sequence ATGGCTCAAGGCACGTTATATATTGTTTCCGCTCCCAGCGGGGCCGGGAAATCCAGCCTGATTCAGGCGCTGCTGAAAACCCAGCCGCTGTATGACACCCAAGTGTCAGTTTCACACACTACCCGCGTCGTTAGGCCGGGCGAGGTTCATGGCGAACATTATTTCTTCGTTTCCGTCGACGAGTTTAAACGCATGATCGACGAGGATGATTTTTTGGAATACGCTGAGGTCTTCGGCAATTATTACGGTACGTCACGCGCCACCATCGAACAGGTATTGGCGACCGGCGTGGATGTCTTTCTGGATATCGACTGGCAGGGCGCGCGCCAGATTCGGGAAAAAATGCCCCTGGCCCGCAGCATTTTTATTCTTCCGCCCTCAAAAGAAGAACTGGGGCGTCGTCTGCGCGGTCGCGGACAGGACAGTGAAGAGGTTATCGCCCGCAGGATGACGCAGGCCGTAGCGGAAATGAGCCACTATGCCGAATACGATTACCTGATCGTGAATGACGATTTCGATTTGGCGTTACACGATCTGAAAACCATTATTCGCGCCGAACGTCTGCGCCTGAGCCGCCAGAAGATTCGACATGACGCTTTAATCACCAAACTATTGGCAGACTGA
- a CDS encoding AMP-binding protein: MMLFTAIERQARINPTRIVLNNGTQQLTYRQLHERIRQLASTLIEQNISRLVLQLDNCIDWALIDLACLKAGIVLIPMPLFFSAEQQEWVLESSGADALIGPARPGWCPTPIGSLPLYRRTPQRRPALPDGTAKITYTSGTTGQPKGVCLSLRGMERTSEALAEQVSSLGLTRHLTLLPLATLLENITGLYVPLMLGTESVILPLKQVGFTGSSQFNLTALVQTLTFWHPHSLVLVPELLRLLTAQARHHPACMNTLRFVAVGGGKVARDLLLQARQYGLPVYEGYGLSECGSVVSLNTPGNDRPGSAGRPLPHCQVSLSAQHEIMVSGTAMLGYLGSQAPAQMIATGDIGHLDDEGFLYVDGRLKNVQITAFGRNFSPEWVETEATLYPAIARLVIFGDGLPVNVALIHPFPGREQELASQIAQLNQHLPDYARIHRIIITNLMDPALITSNGRPRRADIYQQYQQQILQAVQE, encoded by the coding sequence ATGATGCTATTTACCGCTATTGAACGTCAGGCCCGCATCAATCCGACGCGCATCGTCCTGAATAACGGCACTCAGCAGCTGACTTATCGTCAATTGCATGAACGTATCCGTCAATTGGCCAGCACATTGATAGAACAGAATATCTCCCGTCTGGTGCTGCAATTGGACAACTGCATTGATTGGGCGCTGATCGATCTGGCTTGCCTGAAAGCGGGCATTGTCCTGATCCCGATGCCACTGTTCTTCAGTGCCGAACAACAAGAATGGGTGCTGGAAAGCAGCGGCGCCGACGCGCTGATCGGCCCGGCGCGCCCAGGCTGGTGCCCTACGCCGATCGGCTCGCTACCGCTTTATCGACGTACCCCACAGCGGCGACCCGCACTCCCGGACGGCACCGCCAAAATTACCTATACCTCCGGCACCACCGGCCAGCCTAAAGGCGTCTGCCTGAGCCTGCGCGGTATGGAGCGCACCAGCGAAGCCTTGGCCGAACAAGTGTCGTCGTTGGGTCTGACGCGCCATCTCACGCTGTTGCCGCTGGCGACGCTGCTGGAGAATATCACCGGGCTCTATGTCCCCCTGATGCTGGGAACGGAGAGCGTCATACTGCCGCTAAAACAGGTGGGCTTTACCGGCTCCAGCCAGTTCAATCTGACCGCGCTGGTGCAAACGCTTACCTTCTGGCACCCGCACAGTCTGGTGCTGGTGCCGGAATTGCTCAGGTTATTGACGGCTCAGGCGCGACACCATCCCGCCTGTATGAATACGCTCCGTTTCGTGGCGGTGGGCGGCGGCAAGGTGGCGCGCGACCTGCTGTTGCAGGCTCGCCAGTATGGCTTGCCGGTTTATGAAGGCTATGGCCTGTCGGAATGCGGTTCCGTGGTATCGCTGAATACGCCGGGCAATGATCGCCCCGGCAGCGCGGGACGCCCACTGCCGCACTGCCAGGTCAGCTTGTCGGCGCAACATGAAATTATGGTGTCCGGCACCGCGATGCTGGGCTATCTCGGCAGCCAGGCTCCCGCTCAGATGATCGCCACTGGCGATATCGGGCATCTGGACGATGAGGGTTTTCTGTATGTGGACGGCCGTTTGAAAAACGTCCAGATTACCGCATTTGGCCGCAATTTTTCCCCCGAATGGGTCGAAACCGAAGCCACGCTCTACCCGGCCATTGCCAGACTGGTGATCTTCGGCGACGGTTTGCCTGTCAATGTGGCGCTAATACACCCGTTCCCCGGCAGAGAGCAGGAACTGGCGTCACAAATCGCTCAGTTGAACCAGCATCTGCCGGATTACGCCAGAATTCATCGCATCATCATCACCAATCTGATGGATCCCGCGCTGATAACCAGCAATGGTCGACCGCGCCGGGCTGACATCTATCAACAATACCAACAACAAATACTGCAAGCCGTTCAGGAGTAA